GCCAGAGGAAACACAAATTGCCGATCCTGCTGATGACAGCGCGCATGCCAATCCCGCTGATGGTGGCGGATTTGCGAGCGACCCGGAATCTGAAGGGCAACAGGAAGAGCCCGACTGGGGCGATGACCCTGAAGTGGCGGCTGATGATGAACCGCTGGATTTGAATGCAGAGGCAGGCGGCGATGCTGACGCTGCGCCTGCAGAAGCAGCGGAAGGTTCGTCCGCACAGGATGAGCTTCTTTTGAACGCAGATAAGCTGGCCGAAGAAGACGAGCCCGTGCAGTCTCCAACTGGCAAGCGTCGCGGTCTGGTCTCTGGCGGAGATGGCACTGGCGGCGGTGCCGGTGCCGGAAGCACATTGTTCGAACGCATGGCCAATCTCTCACGTGGCTCACATTCTTCGGATGAAGACGGGGATGAAGATGAGGACGAGGACGACAAGGATGGCGGGGCGCTTAATATTCCGCGTTTCCTAGGGCGTCAGAACAACCAGTAATCGCATAATCGGGCCGGTTGACGGTCAGTTCGGTTGCGGTTCAGCCGGATGCGCCCATATCCAAAGCGTATCATTTGGAACTGCGCGTAACTGGCGCAGTGTTGGAACGGACATTATGCCAGTCTCGGTCGAAACTTTATCGACGAAAACCGGATATCGCCGCATAGCGCGGTGTCTTCAGCTATCTGCATTGGCGCTGGCCGCTGGCTTGGTTGCGGCGCCGCTTCATGCGCAACAATCCGTGAACACGGTCTCGCAGCCGGTGGTTCAGCCCTTGCCGTCCCCGGATGTTATCCGTCTCAACACCGCGCTCAGGAGCCTGTCGCGCAATTCGCAAAATGTGAATGCGCTGATCGAGGCGGGTGAAGCGTCGCTTGCGGTCGGCGATATCGACGCGGCCATCGGCTTTTTCGGCCGGGCAGAAGAGCTTTCTCCCGACAATCCGCGGATAAAGGTGGGTCTGGCAGGCGCCTATGTCCGGCAGCAACGACCGATAGAAGCGCTCGCATTGTTCGACGCGGCGCAAGCAGCCGGCGCATCCACCGGATCTCTCGCGGGTGATAGAGCGCTGGCTTACGATTTGGTTGGCGACAATAGCGCAGCGATGGGTTTTTATCGGCAGGCCCTGAGCCAGAATGACGATGCCGAAACGCGCAGACGCTTTGCGCTGAGCCATGCGATCGCGGGGGACCGCAGGGCATTCGAAGCGGTGCTGGCCCCTCTGATCGAGAAGCAAGATTTCTCCTCCTATCGAACCCGTGCGTTCGGCCTGGCAATCCTGGGCGACGAGGAGGAGGCGATTGCCATTGCCGAGGCCGTGATGCCGCAGAATCTCTCTGCCCGGATTTCGCCATATCTGCGCTACATGCCGCGTCTGACCAAGGCCCAGCAGGCTGCAGCGGCCAATTTTGGCGCGTTCCCGCGTGCCGCACAGATTGGCCGAGATACACCGCAAATTGCGCAATATACGGGGAACAATGCCGCTGCGCGCAATACTGATGCGCGCCTGGCCCCACAAGGTGAGCCTCTCGGTCCGCGCGTTGACACAACGAGCCCGCGCCGCCGCCCGGATCGTGGACGCAGCGCGTTAAAGGACACCGCTCAACCGCGAGGGAGCGAGGCCCGAGCAGCGCGGATTACGCGTGCGAACCGGACAGCAGCGTCCGATCCATCATCCCGGACAGTGCCCCCGCGCCGCGTAATGGCGCGCCGCGACACGCCTGCTGACGATTCGCGTGCCTCGATTGGAGTTCCTGAGGTCGCTACGGAGACGCCCGCATCGAGTCCGCCGTTACAGGCAGCCGATCCAGCCGGCAGCAAATCGGGTGAATTGACGCCGAGAGAAGTAGTAACGACACTGCCCGCAGCAACGGTTGCTCAATCAGCTAGGATCGCTTCGGTCTCTGGCGTCGCACCAACGCCGATAGAGCGAGTTGATACCGCGCCTTCGTCTGCCGGGCCATCACCTGCTGCGTCGCTGCCTTCGCCGGGCTTTGATCTGGCAAAAGTCGCGGAGAATCGTGTGGTGACGTCCGATGCGCTCGCTGGCACGCCGGTAGGCGCGGTCGATGCCGAAGAAGAGGCAGAGGCCAAGAGCGTCGCCGACGCGTTCGCAAGCTTCGCGGAGGCCCCACAAAGGCGTGCGACACCCACCGGCGGCGTTGATATCACCAAGATCAAACCGCCGCGCGAAGTTGAGAAGAAGCCGGAGCCCAAAGCCGAACCCAAGGCGCCCGAGCATCCGCGCCGCTTCTGGGTGCAAATTGCCACTGGCCGGGACCGCAGTGCGCTCAAATTCGACTGGCGGCGGATCAGCGGGAAGGCGCCCGACATATTGGGCGATCTTTCGCCCTTCGTAACGTCATGGGGAGAGTCGAATCGTTTGCTTGCGGGTCCGTATCCCAGTGCGAAAGCCGCACGTAATGCGATGAATTCGCTGAAAGAAGGTGGCGTAGACAGCTTTACGTTTACCAGCCCTGAAGGGCAGGAAATCGATACGCTCTGATCGAGCTTGTCGATCAATCTGAGCACCGCAAGAATGCTTTTGCACAAGCTTTGAACAGGCAAGATGACTTCTCCCCAGCGCTAGACGGGCAACAGATTGCGCTTGCCGCGTGGGACCTGCATCTCGGCACTTATGCGGAACGGCACCCCCAGATGAGAGCGACAACGCACACTTTGTCAGCCAATGATGACGCTGCGCCGGTAGATATGTTGGCGGCATTGTTCGAGGCGCGTGGGTGGCCGTTCAAGGCAGAATCCAAGGAAGAAATTGCCGGTGAGATCCAAGGCAGCTGGGCAAAGTATCAGCTGCGGGCAATTTGGCGCGCGGAAGACAACGTCCTACAACTGCTTTGTCTGCCCGATGTGCGGGTTGCCAAGGAAAAGCGCAGCGCGGCGGTTGAACTTCTGGCACTGGTCAATGAGCAGATATGGCTCGGTCATTTCGATGTTTGGTCAAAAGGCGGCGTGTTGGTATATCGCAATGGCGCGATGCTGGGGTCAGACGGGATGCTCAGCCTCGATCAGGCACAGGCGCTGGTTGAAACGGCAGTCGAGGAATGCGACCGGTTCTATCCTGCATTTCAATTCGTACTGTGGGGCGACAAATCACCCGATGATGCTCTCGAAAGCGCTCTTGTAGATACCTCGGGCGAGGCTTAGCTGATAGCCTCATAAAAAGGCGTGCTATGGCATTCGACAAAATTTTGATCGTTGGGTTCGGCACCATGACTGGTGCGATGGTGGAGGGGTGGCTTGCCGCCGGCAGCGATCCTTCGCGCTTCGAGGTCTACCATCCGCGAACAGGTGAAGTTGCGCACGGGCTGAAGGTTCATAATAAATGGCCGACAGGACATTTCGATGCTGTGCTGCTGGGTGTGAAGCCACATATGGTCGATGATGTCGCAGAGGGCCTAGAGCCCATTTTGGGACCAGATACTGTTCTGATTTCAGTTCTCGCTGGTAATGAATTGGAGAGCTACACATTGCGGTTCCCGCGCGCAGCCGGAATTGTCCGCTTTATGCCCAATCTGGCGGCGGCGCTGCGTAAATCGCCCAATGCGCTGATCGCTGCCGGCCTGTCAGACGAGCATCGGGATGCTGTCACTCAGCTCGCCAGCGATATCGGCACAGCGGAGTGGCTTGGGAATGAGGCGCATTTTGATCTGGTCACTGCACTTGCCGGATCGGGTCCGGGCTTTGTTTATCGGTTCACCGATGCACTTGCGTCGGGAGCAGCCAGCCTCGGCCTGCCGGAAGATCAGGCGGCCCGCCTCGCTGTTGCTATGGTGGAGGGGGCCGGGGCACTTTCGGCCGCATCGGAATATTCCCCGAAAGAGCTTGCCCAGCGTGTCGCCAGCCCTGGCGGAATGACGCAAAAAGGCCTTGATGTGCTCGATAAGAGCGGCGCTTTGAATGCTCTCATGACCGAGACTTTACGCGCCGCAAGAGACCGCGGAGCCGAGATGGCCGAGGCTGCACGCGGCGAAAATCGGAAAAATGGTTAATTTTCAGCGGCAGTGAGAGTCCGGTTTCCCTTGAAAAATGGCGAATAAACACCGATATTGATGTCAGAGCCGGAGCCTATCGGGGTTTCGGAATAAGGAGTTTGGATCGAAATGGCTAATTGGAACGAACCTCGGGGCGATCGCACCGACTTCGGTACGACGCCGGGTAGTTATGGCGAAGTCGCCGATAACACCGTAATGGATCAGGGCCTGCGCAAGCATATGCTCTCGATCTATAATTACATGGCATCAGGCGTGCTGCTGACAGGTATTGTCGCGCTCGCTGCTGTTGCGACGGGCGTAACTCAGGCGATCTTTGGGACTGGCCTCTGGTTTGTGGTCGCGCTTTCTCCACTGGCTTTTGTCCTGTTCATGAGTTTTGGTGCAAACAAGTTTAGCGCCGGTGCCTTGCAAGTGATGTTCTGGTCGTTTGCGACAGTGATGGGCGTGTCGATGTCCACCATCTTTCTACAATTCAGCGCTGATTCCATTGCGGTGACATTCTTCGCAACAGCGGGTGCGTTTGCGGGTCTCAGCCTGTGGGGATACACCACGAAGAAAGACCTGTCCGGCTTCGGCAGCTTCCTGATTATGGGTGTCGTCGGCCTGATTATTGCATCGCTGCTTAACGCATTCCTGATTGGTTCGCCCGGTCTGGAACTGGCGATCGCGGCGATTGGAGTGCTGATTTTCGCGGGTCTCACAGCTTATGATACACAGCGCTTGAAAGCTGAATATTTCCACTTCCGCGGCACCGAATGGGCGCAGAAGTCGATCATTCTCGGCGCGCTGAGCCTGTATCTCGACTTTATCAATATGTTTATGTTCCTGCTGCGCTTTCTGGGAAGCCGCGAATAACGAACTGTCGCATATTTGACTCACATGAACGTGCCCGGGATGCCAATTGCATTCCGGGCATTTTCTTTGCGCCAAGCAAAGGTTAGGGTTCCTCTTCATACCAGCGTAAGGCAGGGTGTGGGAACGTATCGAACGGATACGGATTATCGGCTTTGGAGGGCCCTGAATGTTCGCGACGAACAAATCTAAAATCCGCCTTGTATCGGCGGTAATCGGCTTAACAATGCTGGCTGGCTGTGTGACACCGCCGCCTCCGCCACCTCCACCACCGCCGCCTCCGCCACCTCCACCGGTTGTTAAAGTGATACCGCCGCGTCCGGTGCCACCAGGAAGCGCGGCACTCGGCATGTATATCCCGCCGCGCGGCAGCGACGGTTTGCGCCGGACTGTTAATTACGGACTGACAAAGCCGCAAACGCTGTGGAATTTGCGTTCTGCGCTCAACGTTGCCGCGCTCAATTGCCTTGATCCGCAATATGCTTCAATCCTGCCAGCTTACCGTACTTTGTTGGAACGGCACCGGAACAAGCTGCGCCGTACTAGTGACTCGATCCTTGCGCAGTATCGTGAGGACTACGGCAGATCCTATCGTGCGGAATATGATGGCTATATGACGCAGGTATATAATTACTACGCGCTACCGCCAGCAAAGGGACAGTTCTGTCGAACAGCTACGCAGATAGCCAACGACTCGCTAGCGGTGGAAGTCGGTCAACTGGAGCTGTTTGCGAGCATCAATTTGCCCCGTATCGAGCAGGTGTTCGACAATTTTTATTCATCATATGAAAAGTATCAAATTGATGTGACCGAATGGGACGCCGAATATGCGCCCAAGCCTGTCCCCGTTGTCGCGAGCAGCGTGGGCCAACTCGTTCCGGCGCAGGATGTTGACCAAGCAACCGGGATGGGTGCAACCCAGACAATGGGCCCATCGCCAGTCGGCCCGTCCACCGCGCCGGATGCGACGATTTACACGGTCGATGTTCCGCCTTCTGCTTCGACCGCATCGGCCATCACGCCAGCGCCGGCCACGTCGCCGCCCGCTGGTACAGTTGGCACGATGGCGACACCGAATATCGCCTATCCCGCAGTCAGCTCGGTCGAGCCGAGTGCTGCCGATCCGTCGATCACTCTGCCATCACCAAGCGAACCCGTTGCGATTTTGGCACCGGATAGCGCGGGTATAACGCCCGGCTTCACGCTGTCGCAGGATCCCGCGAGCACCGATGTGACAGTGCCTGCTCCGGCGCCTTCGACCCAACCGGTCTTTGTGAGCAATCCTGTTGTTCAGCCAACACCTGACGAAGAGGAATCGGGTGGTGGCGATGATGTCGGTAAAGGTATCGAGTGATCTGATCGAGATGTGTGACTGCTAGCCAATCACGGCCAATGGTCCTAAAGGCGCGTCCATGCACTTTCTCGACCAAGCCAAGATATACCTGCAGTCCGGCCAAGGCGGCCCGGGGGCTGTTAGCTTTCGGCGTGAGAAATATGTCGAATATGGCGGCCCGGATGGCGGCAATGGCGGCAAAGGCGGCGATATCATTTTCGAGGCCGAGCAAGGCCTGAATACGCTGATTGATTTCCGCTATGCGCAGCATTTCAAAGCCAAACGCGGCGGCCATGGTATGGGCCGCGACCGCACAGGTGGCGGTGCGGATGATCTGGTCATCAAAGTACCGGTCGGCACGCAGGTTCTGTCGGAAGACAAGGAAGAGATTCTCGCTGACTTCACCGAAGTAGGGCAGCAGGTTGTGTTTCTTGAAGGCGGCAAAGGTGGTCGCGGCAATGCGAGTTACAAAAGCTCGACAAATCGTGCGCCTCGCCAGCATCAGCCTGGGGAGCCTGCCGAGGAAATGTGGGTCTGGCTGCGGCTGAAACTGCTTGCCGATGTCGGCCTATTGGGCCTGCCCAATGCGGGTAAATCGACTTTCATCAACCAGATCACCAATGCCAAGGCCAAAGTCGGCGCATACGCCTTTACCACGCTGGTTCCCAAGCTCGGCGTGGTACATCACAAGGGCCGCGAGTTTGTGATCGCGGATATTCCTGGTCTGATCGAGGGCGCATCCGATGGGGCGGGGATCGGCGACCGGTTCCTCGGCCATATTGAACGCTGCCGCGTGTTGATCCATCTGGTCGATATCGCCGGACCAGATCCGGCAGAAGCGATGAAAACGGTCCAAGACGAACTTGCCGCGCATGGCGAAGGCTTGGTCGACAAACCACAGCTCATTGCCCTCAACAAGACCGATCTGGCCGATGGCGAGCTGGTTGCGGGGTTCGCAGAAGAACTCGCACAAGCGGGTGCAGAGCGCGTGTTCGCTGTGTCCGGCGCTACAGGTGATGGGATGGAGGAATTACTGAACGCAGTCCTGTCCTACCTGCCTGATCGCACTTCGACAGAGACCAATGCAGCTGAAGAAGAAACGGTTGACGAAGAGAAGCCTTGGTCGCCCATTTGATTTCTAATCACCGGCGCGCTTCTAAAAACATCTGACGCACGTTACGCTGCTTGCCATGACAATCGACACTCTTGGCGGATTAACCAATTCGGATCAGTGCAGCACGCTGGTCCTGAAAATCGGATCGGCGTTACTGGTCAATGCTGATGGCGACCCGCGCCGCGCGTGGCTTGACGGGTTGGTTAGTGAAATCGCAGAAATGCGCGCGCGCGGGCAGAATGTCATTGTCGTTAGCTCGGGCGCGATTGCGCTTGGCGCGGCCCGGTTGAAAATGCCGAAGGGCGGCCGGGCTAGCCTGTCGGATGCACAGGCTTCGGCTTCGGTGGGCCAAATTGCACTCGCCAGGCTTTGGTCCGACGTGCTCGAAGGGCACGATATTCCTGCGGCACAGATGCTGGTGACGCTCGACGATCTCGAAGAACGAAAACGCTATCTGAACGCTTCCTCGACATTGTCGCGCTTGCGTGAGGCGGGGGTAGTGGCCGTGGTAAACGAGAATGACAGCGTCGCGACCGAAGAAATCCGTTTTGGTGACAATGATCGGTTGGCTGCACGGATTGGGCAGGCAGCGGGTGCGGATGCTGTTCTGCTGCTCTCAGATGTTGATGGTCTGTATGATCGCGACCCGGATGAAGCTGAAGCGAAATTGATCGCAACGGTAGAGGGCGTGTCGCCAGAGATCATCGCGATGGCGACCGTGGAATCGTCGTCTGGCATGGGTTCCGGAGGGATGCTGGCGAAATTGCAGGCTGCTCGTATTGCGGAGCGTGCGGGGATCACACTGGCAATCATCAATGGTACGCAAGACAGACCGATCGCCGCAGCGATTAAGGCGGACCGCGGAACGCTGTTTCTACCGCAACGCAGTGATACGGCGCGCAAAGCTTGGCTTGGCGGAAGGTTGGCCCCCGAAGGCGTACTGACCGTAGATGGGGGATGTGTCGAAGCGCTGGGGAACGGTGCAAGCTTGCTTGCTGCGGGTCTGACCGAAGTAGAAGGGGAATTTGAACGCGGTGCCCTTGTCAGCATCCATGGCTCGAAAGGAGAGCGGTTGGGGCAGGGGCTTGTCGAATATTCCGCCGATGAATGCCGTGCGATCCTTGGCTTGCGCGAAGGTGATCAGGCGGCGAAGCTGGGCTATACGCCGCGCGCCGCCGTGGTCCATCGCGACCATATGGTGCACCTGTGACCAGAACCATCGCAATCACGGGTGGAACCGGCTTTGTCGGGCAGGCGGTGCTTGATGCGGTGGCGCGTCAAGATACTAGCGTGCGAGCGTTGGCCCGAAAGGTGCCCGCGGATCGACCCACCGTCGATTGGGTAGAAGGCAATCTTGCCGACCATGCTGCGCTTGGAAAACTGGCAAACTGCGCGGAAGCGATGATCCATATTGCCGGTCTGACTAACACGCCCGACCCGGTCGAATTTGAAGCTGCCAATGTCACCGGTACACAGGCC
This genomic window from Pontixanthobacter aestiaquae contains:
- a CDS encoding SPOR domain-containing protein, whose translation is MNTVSQPVVQPLPSPDVIRLNTALRSLSRNSQNVNALIEAGEASLAVGDIDAAIGFFGRAEELSPDNPRIKVGLAGAYVRQQRPIEALALFDAAQAAGASTGSLAGDRALAYDLVGDNSAAMGFYRQALSQNDDAETRRRFALSHAIAGDRRAFEAVLAPLIEKQDFSSYRTRAFGLAILGDEEEAIAIAEAVMPQNLSARISPYLRYMPRLTKAQQAAAANFGAFPRAAQIGRDTPQIAQYTGNNAAARNTDARLAPQGEPLGPRVDTTSPRRRPDRGRSALKDTAQPRGSEARAARITRANRTAASDPSSRTVPPRRVMARRDTPADDSRASIGVPEVATETPASSPPLQAADPAGSKSGELTPREVVTTLPAATVAQSARIASVSGVAPTPIERVDTAPSSAGPSPAASLPSPGFDLAKVAENRVVTSDALAGTPVGAVDAEEEAEAKSVADAFASFAEAPQRRATPTGGVDITKIKPPREVEKKPEPKAEPKAPEHPRRFWVQIATGRDRSALKFDWRRISGKAPDILGDLSPFVTSWGESNRLLAGPYPSAKAARNAMNSLKEGGVDSFTFTSPEGQEIDTL
- the proB gene encoding glutamate 5-kinase, which encodes MTIDTLGGLTNSDQCSTLVLKIGSALLVNADGDPRRAWLDGLVSEIAEMRARGQNVIVVSSGAIALGAARLKMPKGGRASLSDAQASASVGQIALARLWSDVLEGHDIPAAQMLVTLDDLEERKRYLNASSTLSRLREAGVVAVVNENDSVATEEIRFGDNDRLAARIGQAAGADAVLLLSDVDGLYDRDPDEAEAKLIATVEGVSPEIIAMATVESSSGMGSGGMLAKLQAARIAERAGITLAIINGTQDRPIAAAIKADRGTLFLPQRSDTARKAWLGGRLAPEGVLTVDGGCVEALGNGASLLAAGLTEVEGEFERGALVSIHGSKGERLGQGLVEYSADECRAILGLREGDQAAKLGYTPRAAVVHRDHMVHL
- the obgE gene encoding GTPase ObgE; this translates as MHFLDQAKIYLQSGQGGPGAVSFRREKYVEYGGPDGGNGGKGGDIIFEAEQGLNTLIDFRYAQHFKAKRGGHGMGRDRTGGGADDLVIKVPVGTQVLSEDKEEILADFTEVGQQVVFLEGGKGGRGNASYKSSTNRAPRQHQPGEPAEEMWVWLRLKLLADVGLLGLPNAGKSTFINQITNAKAKVGAYAFTTLVPKLGVVHHKGREFVIADIPGLIEGASDGAGIGDRFLGHIERCRVLIHLVDIAGPDPAEAMKTVQDELAAHGEGLVDKPQLIALNKTDLADGELVAGFAEELAQAGAERVFAVSGATGDGMEELLNAVLSYLPDRTSTETNAAEEETVDEEKPWSPI
- a CDS encoding pyrroline-5-carboxylate reductase family protein: MAFDKILIVGFGTMTGAMVEGWLAAGSDPSRFEVYHPRTGEVAHGLKVHNKWPTGHFDAVLLGVKPHMVDDVAEGLEPILGPDTVLISVLAGNELESYTLRFPRAAGIVRFMPNLAAALRKSPNALIAAGLSDEHRDAVTQLASDIGTAEWLGNEAHFDLVTALAGSGPGFVYRFTDALASGAASLGLPEDQAARLAVAMVEGAGALSAASEYSPKELAQRVASPGGMTQKGLDVLDKSGALNALMTETLRAARDRGAEMAEAARGENRKNG
- a CDS encoding Bax inhibitor-1/YccA family protein, translating into MANWNEPRGDRTDFGTTPGSYGEVADNTVMDQGLRKHMLSIYNYMASGVLLTGIVALAAVATGVTQAIFGTGLWFVVALSPLAFVLFMSFGANKFSAGALQVMFWSFATVMGVSMSTIFLQFSADSIAVTFFATAGAFAGLSLWGYTTKKDLSGFGSFLIMGVVGLIIASLLNAFLIGSPGLELAIAAIGVLIFAGLTAYDTQRLKAEYFHFRGTEWAQKSIILGALSLYLDFINMFMFLLRFLGSRE
- a CDS encoding type III secretion system chaperone family protein, translated to MRATTHTLSANDDAAPVDMLAALFEARGWPFKAESKEEIAGEIQGSWAKYQLRAIWRAEDNVLQLLCLPDVRVAKEKRSAAVELLALVNEQIWLGHFDVWSKGGVLVYRNGAMLGSDGMLSLDQAQALVETAVEECDRFYPAFQFVLWGDKSPDDALESALVDTSGEA